AACTTCCAATTCGAATTAAGTTTTTAACGTTATATTCTCTTATCAGTTCGTTCACATAAATTGATATCGAAGGAATTCCCATTCCGGTACCACTGACAGATACTCTTTTCCCCTTATAGTAACCTGTAAATCCATACATTCCTCTTACTTCGTTAAAGCAAACAGCTTCTTCTAAATAATTATCTGCAATATACTTTGCTCTCAAAGGATCTCCTGGCAATAAAATTGTTTCGGCAACTTCACCTGATTTCGCTGAAATATGAATACTCATCAATTGACACTCCTATTCCTATGAAAAGTTTAGATAATACTTACCGCAGAAATTAATGCGGCAAAGGTGGAAAAGATCATCATAACGGCAACAATAATGGCAATCATTTTCCTGGCTCTAGCGGGCAATTTCACCACTCCTCTTAATTCTTTTTTAAAATCTTTTCTGCTAAGTTATTCTATCATATTTCGCTGCTGTTTCAAACCGAAACAGCCTTAAATTGAATTTGATCAGTATTTACTAAATTTTTTAGCTATCCTTTTTTTACGAAAAATCTCTCTGTTTTTTCATCATGAAACCTAGCAACAATACCTCCTTCAGGAGTTTCTAACAAGATATTAATCGAGCTTTTTACCGGAAAGTACATAATTGGTTCATTCTTTTTTCTCCCCATTGGCAATACATGATCTGATTGGTAGGAGACCATCAGCTTTATTTTTTTCTCACTTCTCTGTTGATAATATGTTGCATATGCTTCTAAACTAGTTGCTTCATAAATCATTGTTGAGGAATGCTCCATCGCTTTACTTCCATATAGATAGTTCAACAGATCAATAAAATAATATTTATTATCGTGTTTAACGTAGTTAAACACATGTCCTCCTTCTTCATCACTACAAGCCACAAAGCCCACCTCTTTGTACTTTCCTTTTAACAAATAGTTGAACAAGCTTGACAAGGCACCACAGTTTCCTTCATTAGCTATGATCGCTTCTGGTCCTGTCACGTTGTAATGCCAAATTATCGGCGGCTGATCAATTCTAATATCTCCAATTTTAGGTCTAAAAAAGGATGCTCTTACATAAAAAATCGTTTCCAGCACCGTATGTATGTTTTCCCGAAGAAACGCTGGCTCCCTTGAAAATTTCCGCATTTCATCGATGCTATGTTTGCTGTTTCCAAGGCATTCCGGAGAAACATGATACACTCCAGGGGCGACCTTCGATAACCATCTCAACACTTTTTTTATCATATTTGAATTACCTAGCATCGATTTCATTCATATCGCCTCATTCATCAAAATAGTTTACGTATTCCTAACTTATTGACATTCACTACCCATTCTGTTTTGAATATATTCTTCAATGTTTACCTTTTTTGAAATAAAAAAACCGCCTTATACAAGGCGGCTGATCATTCTTCTTAATGGATGGTTCTATCTTCATCATCTTTCTGGTCCGGAAACTCTTCTTCCATCCACTCATCCAACATATATTGAATTTCCAAACTGTATATTGAACGTTTCGCAGTTTTCTTAGTTTCTTCATCGAAAAGATCTAGAAGTTTTTCAGCTTCATCTTCCGTAATTTTGCTACTAATTTCATGGATTCTTTCTTTAATCCTTTCTCGATTCCTTCGCTCCAAGGAAAATCCTCCCTTCTACTCATCAAAATTCATAAACTTTGACCTTTATTGAATAAGTTTTATGATAGATATGATGGATTAAACCAAATAATGCATAAACCTAGTCGCTACCATAAAATATATGGTTAACCCGACAATATCGTTAACTGTTGTTATAAAAGGTCCGGATGCCACCGCCGGATCTATTTTCAGTTTTGTCATTATCAATGGTACTACCGTTCCTGCCAAAGTAGCAACAAATAGTGTAATCGATAAAGAGAGTCCTATTACAAAACCAAGCATTATACTTCGTTGCCATAAAGCAGCAATAATACTGATCAAAACACCATTCACTATTCCTATTATTACGCCTACAATCGCTTCTCGTTTTAGTAGCTTCCAGACGTTTTTTCCAGAAAACTGACCCATTGTTAAGCCACGCACAACCACCGCCAGTGACTGTGTCCCTGTATTCCCAGCCATATCTGCAATCATAGGAATAAATACAGCCAACACTACTACGGCATCTAACGTTTCTTCAAACCGGTCAATAATATTACCTGCTAAAACTCCTACTCCGAGCAGCAATACCAGCCATGGGATTCTGTTCATTGAAGCTTTAATTGGCCCTATACTCAGATCCTGAAGTCCATCCTCAGAACCTGAAATACCACCAAATTTCATCATATCTTCCGATGCTTCTTCTTCAATTACTTCTATAGCATCGTCTACCGTAACAACCCCTACCATTTTTTCACCTTTGATAACAGGCAGTGCTAAAAACCCATAGTTCCCCATTGTTTTTGCCACTTCTTCCTGATCCATGTCAACAGGAACAGAAACAACTCGTTCAGACATTATATCTTCCACCATGGTTTCCGGATTTGCTACAATCAACTCCCGTAAGGAAACAACTCCTATAAGTCTATGACTGTCATCCACCACAAATAAATAGTAGATCGATTCAGCATCAGGCGCTAAATTTCTCAATCTACTTATCGCTTTTTCTACTGTATCGTATTGATAAAGAAAAAAATAATCTGTGGTCATTAAACCACCAGCAGTATTATCTGGATATCTTAAAAGCTGACGAATATCACTCGCTATCTCTTGATCTAACTTACTTAGAATCTCCTCTTTTTCCGCTTCATTTAATTCTCCCAAATAATCTGCAGCATCGTCAGGAGCCATCCGTTCAATAATTCGAGCACCACGAACAAGGCCTATCGTCTCCAACAAAGATTGCTGTTCTTCGTGATCCAATTCTTCCAGAATATCAGCAAGCTCTTCATCCGTTAGCTTTGAAAATATCTTTCTTTCTTCTTCATCAAGATTTAATAGGGCTTGCGCCATATCATAGGGATGTATCTCGTCCAGAATATGGCGCAAGGTTTCTGCATCTTCATTACGAATCGCTTCAACAATTTCATTATTTAACTGATCACTTAACCCTGGCATCCGATCCCTCCCATCTTAAAATTATCTAAAATATAACATACATGTTTCTACTGGTCAACGGACAGACATAGAGATGGTCAATCATGAATCAGTTTCTTGTTCCTGAAAATCAGTCAAGGATAATTGAAATTTCTCAAACAGCTTTAAGGTGGCATGAATCGGCAATCCTACAACATTGTAGTAACAACCCTCTATTGACTTAACCAGTAAAGCTCCTTCTTCCTGAATCGCGTAACCTCCCGCTTTATCATCATAATGAGCGTTTTTTAAGTACCAGTCTAGTTCTTGTTCATTAAGAACTCTAAACAAAACCTCTGTAGATTCCACCGTAGTTTCTACCTGATACGTGCTAGTGTTTATCATAGTCACAGCTGTCATCACTTGATGCTTCTTCCCAGAGAAAGCCACCAACATTTCTTTCATTTCTTCTTCATTGTTCGGTTTCCCATATATTTTATCGCTCTGAACAACCACCGTATCAGCACCTAATATCAGTTTTTCTTCATTCCAATGTTTTTTTGCCACCTTATTAGCCTTTTCGTAACTCAAAAGTCTAATTTGTTCACTAATTGAGTGACAGACATTTTTTTCTATTATCTCATTTTCATTCACATCACTTTTCTCAACACTGTGGACAATTTTCAGTTTACTCAGTATTTCTTGACGCCTAGGCGACTGCGAAGCTAGTATCAGTTTCATCTTATCCCTCTTCCATCTAAATGTTTTTCCAATAGATACCAAGTTCTCAACCTGTTCATTTGAATTTTTTCTGTTATAATTATAGATATCAAAACCATAGAAGTCAAAGGGGGATTTTCATGCCAACCAATGTTCGACGCATTTTTGTCGAAAAGAAACCAGCTTTCCAATTGGAAGCAAATAGATTGTTGAAAGATTTACGAGAGAGCTTATCCATCAGCTCATTAAATACGCTTCGGATTTTAAATCGCTATGATATCGAAGGAATTTCCGACTCAGATTTTGAAAAAGCAAAAGGAATGATCTTTTCAGAACCCCCGGTGGATGATGTATATGACGAAACACCAGATTTCAACGATGCTACTACTGTCTTTGCAACAGAACTGATTCCTGGTCAGTACGATCAGCGAGCTGATTCCGCTGAGCAATGTATTCAGTTATCTACAAAAGACTATCGACCAAATGTTGCTGTTGCTAAAGTATATGTTTTATATGGTGAATTGAGCCAAAGTGAAATAGTGTCTATCAAAAATTATCTCATCAATCCTATTGAATCCAGAGAAGCCTCATTGAAAAAACCACTAACACTTACGATGGATATGCCAAGCCCTAAACCAGTAAAAGTAATCAATGGATTTATTCAATTCACACCAAAGGAACTACATAGTTTAAGTGAGGAAATGGGTATGGCTATGAGTCATGAAGACTTGCTCTACTGCCAAAACTATTTTCGTAGTGAAGAAAAAAGAGATCCCAGTATTACTGAACTTAAAATGATTGACACGTACTGGTCAGACCATTGTCGTCATACTACTTTTATGACTGAAATCGATCATGTTGATTTCGAAGAAAGCCCATTGACCAATCCTATCAAAAATACCTATCATCAGTACTTAAATAACCGCAAAAAAGTCTATGGTGAAAGACTGGAAGAAAAATATCCCTGCTTAATGGATCTGGCAACCCTTTCCATGAAAGCCTTACGAAAAGAAGGATTATTGGACGACTTAGAAGTATCCGAAGAGATAAATGCTTGTAGCATTCATGTACCAGTTGTCGTTGATGGAAATACAGAAGAATGGTTGGTAATGTTTAAAAACGAAACCCATAACCATCCTACTGAAATCGAACCTTTTGGTGGTGCCGCAACTTGTCTGGGCGGGGCTATTCGCGATCCACTGTCCGGTCGCTCTTATGTATATCAGGCTATGAGAATTAGCGGCTCTGGTGATCCACTATCCCCTATCTCCGATACCATACCAGGTAAACTGCCACAAAAGAAAATCACTCAGGAAGCTGCCAATGGGTATAGCTCTTATGGAAACCAAATTGGCCTTGCAACGGGCCATGTTCGAGAAATATATCACCCCGGCTATGTAGCCAAACGAATGGAGCTAGGTGCTGTGATTGCCGCTGCACCTAAGAGCCATGTTTTACGAAAATCCCCTTCACCTGGTGATGTTATTATATTAGTTGGTGGTCGGACAGGACGGGATGGTTGCGGAGGAGCCACCGGATCATCAAAAGAACATGACGAACATTCTCTCGTCAATTGTGGTGCCGAAGTTCAAAAAGGAAACGCTCCTACAGAGCGAAAAATCCAAAAACTCTTTAGGAACCCTAAGGTGAGTACGCTTATTAAAAAATGTAACGATTTTGGAGCAGGTGGCGTTGCTGTTGCTATTGGCGAACTAGCCGATGGACTTGACATCGATCTGGATCAAGTGCCTAAAAAATACGAAGGGTTAGATGGAACCGAACTGGCTATCTCTGAGTCACAGGAAAGAATGGCCGTTGTATTGGATCCAAAAAATGTTGATACTTTCATTGAAGAATCAGCAAAAGAAAACCTGGAAGCTACTCCTGTTGCCATTGTAACGGATACAAGACGCCTTACGATGAAATGGCGAGAGGATACCATTGTAAATCTTTCACGAGATTTTCTCGACACAAATGGTGTCAAACAACAGGTTTCTATGAAGATTAACGCCCCAAATCCAGATAAAAATCCCTTGTTCTCTATGCCGGTATCCATTCATTCATCCTTAACCCACGAAAAGCCCGAGTGGGAAAGTGCGTGGAAAGCCAATCTGGAAGATTTGAACGTATGTAGTCAAAAAGGGTTAATCGAAAAGTTCGATAACTCCGTAGGTGCCGCTACAACCATAATGCCTTTAGGCGGTAAAAATCAACTAACACCTGCCGAAGGAATGTCCGCAAAGATACCTGTGCTGCATGGAGAGACCTCCACCGCAACGATTATGACCGCAGGCTTCAATCCTTTTGTTTCTTCTTGGAGCCCTTATCATGGTGGTTTTCTAGCTGTTATTGAATCACTTTCCAGATTAGCAGCTATGGGGGGTGACTTCTCAAAATCCAGGCTTACGTTACAGGAATATTTCGAAAAACCCGGAAATGATCCAGAGCGTTGGGGAAAACCAATGGCGGCATTACTCGGTGCTTACGCGGTACAAAGCCAATTATCCATTCCAGCCATCGGAGGAAAAGACAGCATGTCCGGTACCTTTAAGGATATGGATGTACCACCTACCTTGGTCTCTTTTGCTGTGGATGTTCAAGAAGCTCAACATATTATATCACCAGAGTTTAAGGATAGTTCAAAGCCAGTAATGCTCACCAGAGTAGAGTATTCCGATACATCGCTTCCAAATTTAGATCAACTGCAAACCATCTACTCCACTATTCACTCTATGATAAAAAGCGGAGAAATCGTTTCAGCTAAAACCGTTGGTGTCGGTGGTGTTGCTGCAACTATTTCTCAAATGTGTTTTGGTAACGATATAGGGTTTTCTTTTTATGATCCCATCCCCTTATCACCAAAAGAGTTATGGTTAGCAGATCCAGCAAGTTTCGTTTTAGAAATGAAAGACGAAGCTGCTGCCGAAAAGTTGTTTCATCTGATTCCGACTTATCATCTTGGTCAAACAAGCACAGAAAAAACCATCAGGATCGAAGGAACCAAAATGGACTTAGAAAACTTGAAACATTCTTGGGAAAAAACATTAGAGCCAATTTTTCCAACCAAAGTTAATTCACCTAAAAATACTTTATCCACCCCTTCCTACCAACCAAAGAAACGGATAAAGCCCAAAATGACTTATGCTAAACCTAGAGCTGTTATTCCCGTATTCCCAGGTACAAACAGTGAGTATGACACCGCTCTGGCCTTAGAAAAAGCAGGTGGCCTTTCAGAGTCAATTATCATCCGAAACCTTTCTTCCAGCGATATCGAAGAAAGTGTAGAAAGAATGGTTCAGGGGATCCAAAATTCCCAAATGGTTATTATTCCAGGTGGTTTTAGTGCTGGCGACGAACCAGATGGTTCAGGAAAATTCATCAATGTGTTTTTTAGAAATCCACGTATTCAAGAATCTATCCATGACCTCTTAAAGAACCGTGACGGATTAATGTTGGGCATATGCAACGGGTTTCAGGCTTTAATAAAGCTAGGACTAGTGCCTTTTGGTGAAATCAGACCTTTAGAAGCTCATTCACCTACGCTAACATTTAATGAGATTGGCCGTCATGTATCCTGTATGGTTAATACTCGCATTAGCTCTACTTTAACACCTTGGTTTTCTCTGATGGATGTTGGTGATGTTCATACACTGCCAGTATCTCATGGAGAAGGACGCTTTATTGCTAGTGAAAAAGATCTTTCTGCTTGGATAGAAGCAGGTCAAGTCACGACTCAGTATGTCAACGATAAGGGTCATCCATCAATGGATATACCTTTTAATCCAAATGGTTCTTTTCATGCGGTAGAATCTCTTTGCAGTCCAGATGGAAGAGTTTTAGGAAAAATGGCTCATACAGAAAGAGCCGGAATTCATGTCGCTAAGAACATTCCTGGCAATAAACATCAAAAATTATTTGAATCTGGAGTTTACTATTATAAATAAACCTTATGGTAAGGGGGATCCTATGTCAAAAAAATGGTTTTATGAAAAGCACAGTCCATCAACAGTTTATGGGTATGAAGTATCACCCGTTTACGAAGAAAAAACAAAATTTCAGCATTTACAAATTGCTGACAATGAACATTTTGGAAGAATGCTTATTTTAGATGAAGTTGTTCAGACAACTGAAAAAGAAGAGTTTATTTATCACGAAATGATGAGCCACCTTCCTATCATGGCATTAAATCGACCAGTTCAATCAATTCTGATCATTGGTGGTGGTGACGGTGGAATTCTGAAACAATGTCTAAAACACGAAAGTTTAAAACGAATTACAATGGTGGATATTGATCAACGAGTAATTGAGATAAGTAAGGAAATGCTCTTCTTTTCCGATGCTTTCGATGACCCCAGGTTTGAACTTATTGTTGGTGATGGTGCCGCCTATGTTGCTGGCGAAGTTGCTCAAAGTCGAAAATTCGATGTCATCATCGTCGATTCTCCAGACCCTATCGGTCCAGCTAAAATTTTATTTGAAATGCCTTTTTATCAGGATATCCGGAAGTGTCTAAATGATGATGGTGTAATGGTTCGACAGGCTGGTGTGCCTGTGTTTCAAGCTCCAGAATTGAAAGAAGCTGTCGAGAGAGTTTCGCGGTGCTTTCCCAAAGTAGAAGTATACAGAGGAGTCGTTCCTGTTTATGGAGGAGATATGGCTTTTGTTATCGCCTCCGCAGATGGTCACAGCTGTAAAACTCCAAGAACTAAATTTACTGGTAATTATTATAATAAGCCATTTCATCAAGCTGCCTTTTCACTTCCTACCTGGTGGTATGATTTAACCGGCCTTACCATGGATGAGTAAAGGAAAGGGGCATTCATTTGACTAAAAAAGAAAATGGTAATAAAGATCAACGAATGGCTTTGTTAATAGATGGAGATAATGCTCAACCTTCTTTAATCGCTAAAATGCTAACAGAAGCTGGTAAATATGGCGCTGTTA
This genomic interval from Tindallia magadiensis contains the following:
- a CDS encoding nucleoside triphosphate pyrophosphatase, yielding MKLILASQSPRRQEILSKLKIVHSVEKSDVNENEIIEKNVCHSISEQIRLLSYEKANKVAKKHWNEEKLILGADTVVVQSDKIYGKPNNEEEMKEMLVAFSGKKHQVMTAVTMINTSTYQVETTVESTEVLFRVLNEQELDWYLKNAHYDDKAGGYAIQEEGALLVKSIEGCYYNVVGLPIHATLKLFEKFQLSLTDFQEQETDS
- a CDS encoding phosphoribosylformylglycinamidine synthase — protein: MPTNVRRIFVEKKPAFQLEANRLLKDLRESLSISSLNTLRILNRYDIEGISDSDFEKAKGMIFSEPPVDDVYDETPDFNDATTVFATELIPGQYDQRADSAEQCIQLSTKDYRPNVAVAKVYVLYGELSQSEIVSIKNYLINPIESREASLKKPLTLTMDMPSPKPVKVINGFIQFTPKELHSLSEEMGMAMSHEDLLYCQNYFRSEEKRDPSITELKMIDTYWSDHCRHTTFMTEIDHVDFEESPLTNPIKNTYHQYLNNRKKVYGERLEEKYPCLMDLATLSMKALRKEGLLDDLEVSEEINACSIHVPVVVDGNTEEWLVMFKNETHNHPTEIEPFGGAATCLGGAIRDPLSGRSYVYQAMRISGSGDPLSPISDTIPGKLPQKKITQEAANGYSSYGNQIGLATGHVREIYHPGYVAKRMELGAVIAAAPKSHVLRKSPSPGDVIILVGGRTGRDGCGGATGSSKEHDEHSLVNCGAEVQKGNAPTERKIQKLFRNPKVSTLIKKCNDFGAGGVAVAIGELADGLDIDLDQVPKKYEGLDGTELAISESQERMAVVLDPKNVDTFIEESAKENLEATPVAIVTDTRRLTMKWREDTIVNLSRDFLDTNGVKQQVSMKINAPNPDKNPLFSMPVSIHSSLTHEKPEWESAWKANLEDLNVCSQKGLIEKFDNSVGAATTIMPLGGKNQLTPAEGMSAKIPVLHGETSTATIMTAGFNPFVSSWSPYHGGFLAVIESLSRLAAMGGDFSKSRLTLQEYFEKPGNDPERWGKPMAALLGAYAVQSQLSIPAIGGKDSMSGTFKDMDVPPTLVSFAVDVQEAQHIISPEFKDSSKPVMLTRVEYSDTSLPNLDQLQTIYSTIHSMIKSGEIVSAKTVGVGGVAATISQMCFGNDIGFSFYDPIPLSPKELWLADPASFVLEMKDEAAAEKLFHLIPTYHLGQTSTEKTIRIEGTKMDLENLKHSWEKTLEPIFPTKVNSPKNTLSTPSYQPKKRIKPKMTYAKPRAVIPVFPGTNSEYDTALALEKAGGLSESIIIRNLSSSDIEESVERMVQGIQNSQMVIIPGGFSAGDEPDGSGKFINVFFRNPRIQESIHDLLKNRDGLMLGICNGFQALIKLGLVPFGEIRPLEAHSPTLTFNEIGRHVSCMVNTRISSTLTPWFSLMDVGDVHTLPVSHGEGRFIASEKDLSAWIEAGQVTTQYVNDKGHPSMDIPFNPNGSFHAVESLCSPDGRVLGKMAHTERAGIHVAKNIPGNKHQKLFESGVYYYK
- the speE gene encoding polyamine aminopropyltransferase, with protein sequence MSKKWFYEKHSPSTVYGYEVSPVYEEKTKFQHLQIADNEHFGRMLILDEVVQTTEKEEFIYHEMMSHLPIMALNRPVQSILIIGGGDGGILKQCLKHESLKRITMVDIDQRVIEISKEMLFFSDAFDDPRFELIVGDGAAYVAGEVAQSRKFDVIIVDSPDPIGPAKILFEMPFYQDIRKCLNDDGVMVRQAGVPVFQAPELKEAVERVSRCFPKVEVYRGVVPVYGGDMAFVIASADGHSCKTPRTKFTGNYYNKPFHQAAFSLPTWWYDLTGLTMDE
- the mgtE gene encoding magnesium transporter, which encodes MPGLSDQLNNEIVEAIRNEDAETLRHILDEIHPYDMAQALLNLDEEERKIFSKLTDEELADILEELDHEEQQSLLETIGLVRGARIIERMAPDDAADYLGELNEAEKEEILSKLDQEIASDIRQLLRYPDNTAGGLMTTDYFFLYQYDTVEKAISRLRNLAPDAESIYYLFVVDDSHRLIGVVSLRELIVANPETMVEDIMSERVVSVPVDMDQEEVAKTMGNYGFLALPVIKGEKMVGVVTVDDAIEVIEEEASEDMMKFGGISGSEDGLQDLSIGPIKASMNRIPWLVLLLGVGVLAGNIIDRFEETLDAVVVLAVFIPMIADMAGNTGTQSLAVVVRGLTMGQFSGKNVWKLLKREAIVGVIIGIVNGVLISIIAALWQRSIMLGFVIGLSLSITLFVATLAGTVVPLIMTKLKIDPAVASGPFITTVNDIVGLTIYFMVATRFMHYLV